Proteins from one Mesotoga infera genomic window:
- a CDS encoding InlB B-repeat-containing protein — MLKRKGFYGLVLAIVVLTLFLPACFKLGGEPSIDAEFTLTREISLMGISEFAFSVDVKGVKDAAVVEFDNGMPSVALSGGKAESRFFANIGTGEVTLSVRDSRGVELLKKTVALEETKSTFDMAAVEDKTGIYVLIDDELIFYSLECLENMTFAEKVELLINVILVNDSYVVIQSGEDAWIWDFATYPNNPKYDLTQDTLDTLGLPNYALAICEGGFFNILNGKSLYILDLTVVGDGEVTVDPEELLYEEGTEVSLTALAGTGWYFGGWTGDLESSDPEETIVMDEDKAITANFVEEFSPYIVDYSYEPDPVCEGTDFEITVEVQNAEVVEITFEGETVVAEKNGDIYTASFTAPMVSLNTFKPLAIKATNVTKSVTKDYAEGIYVLNSEGAIEILDFWYEEFDCDATGTYLYVKTCCNPDPVYFDILVEGPFETEPEFVSKELVPGECEYLITFWWEFGTVACADATLTAVVKDYCGNTDEWPLVIEDINGLTNDDVIFIGFDPEEVPCDATTLTFPVKINYFDILNVTKVELYACWGTVEDRFAKEAELLTTGEATVTYNFPGYDCEEMCVTVKVWAEDCGECELFYELCYTFDIDNVPPEEDLDVKHVDVECNTVSTEVNWDFYDNCFYGTTIAVTHGSLFHYEEIGEDIWDWVNKGQFVEGLGYEDDGNWEWRFPNTECEDITITITGEDDCGNTTTWTETFFVDNVAPVVEFDLGEDICSPTATSLVFSWTISDCQDATFTGIQAIFNCGFDDAFAEAVHYGPKVDYELSEDGLSGMATLTWDPVDCCELEVTVYATDACGNEGYHTDSISVDNLAPVIKYFNVVDEEECVTGRSVNINYEVEENCLDYVMINVSKGCLDEGLDCFTWICESDCWSGEVLWKLPEIDCEVLTYTITAVDYCGHTTTKEATLLVDNMAPSIELDILEPDHCATFTTFNWDVTDNCIEKVSLAVNYGTLDATPLVYTQVLDGNGGILVGPTGNATWTFENLDCGDITLTITAIDSCGNETVATATYNIDNVKPEILSWEFDMEPVPDPEELCDVVYNSPTTLLTWEATDNCPEGFVIEVTAGYIEHWEDVDPDPNVTNMQWVPYGQKPNAPWKNDEDGQGNSNWRWNISGLDCQMAEITFTAWDACGKTSDGTEIKVDTLAPDISLEVEPYEQCEAECVTLTWEITSEDCLVCNDNCIEWWVGTIEANIGTIDGQAKKQISVPCNSSLPISGTVTWCFGEIDCETTLVATFTAWDAAGNEVEAAVVIGNIDTKPPVISYFSFGDVKYDGNEDPYLELSWEATDNCFNIASVWVSQGSLEATVTESETDSFDFDLQAGDFFVPDEFTDQYISKKWKNTLYWFLDDEATGTAWLAVQDVCCNEATATTVYYPQPQ, encoded by the coding sequence ATGCTTAAACGCAAGGGTTTCTACGGTCTCGTACTGGCAATAGTCGTACTAACGCTTTTCTTGCCTGCATGTTTCAAACTTGGCGGAGAACCCTCAATTGATGCCGAATTCACTCTGACCCGTGAGATTTCACTCATGGGAATCAGCGAGTTTGCTTTCAGCGTCGATGTGAAGGGAGTAAAGGACGCGGCGGTTGTCGAGTTCGACAACGGTATGCCTTCCGTGGCGCTGAGTGGAGGCAAGGCCGAATCGAGATTCTTCGCGAACATTGGGACAGGCGAAGTGACACTCTCAGTTAGAGACTCCAGGGGTGTGGAGCTTCTAAAGAAGACAGTTGCACTTGAAGAAACAAAGTCAACATTCGACATGGCAGCAGTGGAAGACAAGACAGGAATCTACGTACTCATAGACGACGAGCTTATCTTCTACTCTCTCGAATGCCTAGAGAACATGACATTTGCAGAGAAGGTCGAGCTGCTCATTAACGTAATACTTGTGAACGATTCTTATGTTGTAATTCAGTCGGGAGAAGATGCGTGGATCTGGGACTTCGCAACATATCCAAACAACCCGAAGTATGACCTGACACAGGATACGCTTGACACACTCGGACTCCCGAACTACGCGCTTGCAATCTGTGAAGGCGGATTCTTCAACATACTCAACGGGAAGTCGCTGTATATCCTTGACCTGACGGTAGTTGGAGACGGGGAAGTAACAGTCGATCCTGAAGAGCTGCTGTATGAAGAGGGAACGGAAGTCTCGCTGACGGCGCTGGCGGGAACCGGCTGGTACTTTGGTGGCTGGACGGGAGACCTGGAAAGCTCCGACCCAGAAGAGACGATCGTGATGGATGAAGACAAAGCGATTACGGCAAACTTTGTCGAGGAATTCTCTCCATACATTGTTGATTACAGCTACGAACCCGATCCGGTGTGTGAAGGCACAGACTTCGAAATAACGGTAGAAGTGCAGAACGCAGAAGTAGTGGAGATAACATTTGAAGGCGAAACAGTGGTAGCCGAAAAGAACGGCGACATCTACACGGCGTCGTTCACAGCTCCGATGGTATCACTGAACACCTTCAAGCCGCTGGCGATAAAGGCAACAAACGTTACGAAATCAGTGACAAAGGACTACGCAGAAGGTATATATGTACTCAACAGTGAAGGAGCAATCGAAATTCTTGACTTCTGGTACGAAGAATTCGATTGCGACGCCACTGGCACATATCTGTACGTAAAGACTTGCTGCAATCCGGACCCTGTATATTTCGACATACTTGTAGAAGGTCCATTCGAAACAGAGCCGGAGTTTGTGAGCAAGGAACTCGTACCGGGAGAATGCGAATATCTGATCACCTTCTGGTGGGAATTCGGAACGGTAGCCTGCGCCGATGCGACATTGACGGCGGTAGTAAAAGACTACTGTGGGAACACTGACGAATGGCCACTTGTGATAGAAGATATAAACGGACTCACAAATGACGATGTAATCTTCATAGGATTCGATCCAGAAGAAGTGCCGTGCGATGCTACGACACTGACCTTCCCGGTGAAGATCAACTACTTCGACATACTTAACGTAACGAAGGTAGAGCTGTATGCCTGCTGGGGAACTGTAGAAGATAGATTCGCGAAAGAAGCCGAACTACTCACCACGGGCGAAGCCACAGTAACATACAACTTCCCGGGTTATGACTGTGAAGAGATGTGCGTAACGGTCAAAGTATGGGCGGAAGATTGTGGAGAATGCGAACTCTTCTACGAACTGTGCTACACGTTCGACATTGACAACGTTCCTCCGGAGGAAGACCTTGACGTGAAACACGTAGATGTTGAATGCAACACAGTGTCCACTGAAGTGAACTGGGACTTTTACGACAACTGCTTCTATGGAACAACAATAGCCGTAACCCACGGAAGCCTCTTCCACTATGAAGAAATTGGAGAAGACATTTGGGATTGGGTTAACAAGGGACAGTTCGTCGAGGGACTGGGTTACGAAGACGATGGCAACTGGGAATGGAGATTCCCCAATACCGAATGTGAAGACATCACAATAACGATAACCGGAGAAGACGACTGCGGGAACACAACGACCTGGACAGAGACCTTCTTTGTGGACAACGTGGCTCCTGTGGTTGAATTCGATCTTGGAGAAGATATCTGCAGCCCAACAGCGACTTCGCTGGTATTCAGCTGGACGATATCCGATTGCCAGGATGCAACATTCACCGGAATCCAAGCCATCTTCAACTGCGGCTTTGATGACGCCTTCGCCGAAGCCGTCCATTATGGTCCGAAGGTTGATTACGAACTCAGTGAAGACGGGCTTAGCGGTATGGCCACACTGACCTGGGACCCCGTTGACTGCTGCGAACTTGAAGTGACAGTCTATGCGACCGACGCTTGCGGGAACGAAGGATACCACACCGATTCCATATCAGTGGACAACCTGGCGCCGGTAATAAAATACTTTAACGTAGTGGACGAAGAAGAATGCGTAACTGGCAGATCAGTCAATATCAACTATGAAGTTGAAGAGAACTGCCTCGATTACGTGATGATAAACGTATCCAAGGGCTGTCTCGACGAGGGACTTGATTGCTTCACGTGGATATGCGAAAGCGACTGCTGGTCCGGAGAAGTACTGTGGAAACTGCCGGAGATAGACTGTGAAGTACTCACGTACACGATAACCGCAGTTGACTATTGCGGACACACAACGACGAAAGAAGCTACGCTTCTTGTTGACAACATGGCGCCTTCGATAGAGCTGGACATACTCGAACCGGATCACTGCGCTACATTCACGACATTCAACTGGGACGTAACAGACAACTGCATCGAAAAAGTAAGCCTCGCGGTTAACTATGGAACGCTAGACGCGACGCCTTTGGTTTACACGCAGGTATTGGATGGAAATGGCGGCATACTCGTTGGTCCTACTGGAAATGCGACATGGACATTCGAGAATCTCGATTGTGGGGATATAACGCTCACAATAACCGCTATCGACAGCTGTGGAAACGAGACGGTAGCGACGGCGACCTACAACATAGACAACGTAAAGCCCGAGATCCTATCCTGGGAATTCGACATGGAACCGGTGCCGGATCCGGAGGAATTATGCGACGTCGTGTACAACTCGCCGACCACACTTCTCACATGGGAAGCAACCGACAACTGTCCAGAAGGCTTCGTGATAGAAGTGACAGCCGGATATATTGAACACTGGGAAGACGTAGACCCCGATCCGAATGTAACCAACATGCAGTGGGTACCTTACGGACAGAAGCCCAATGCTCCATGGAAGAACGATGAGGATGGCCAGGGTAATTCTAACTGGAGATGGAACATATCCGGACTTGACTGCCAGATGGCGGAAATAACCTTCACGGCATGGGATGCCTGTGGAAAGACATCCGACGGGACAGAGATCAAGGTAGACACACTGGCCCCGGACATTTCACTTGAAGTCGAACCATATGAGCAATGTGAAGCCGAATGTGTAACGCTCACCTGGGAGATCACAAGCGAAGACTGTTTGGTATGCAACGATAACTGTATTGAATGGTGGGTAGGAACGATAGAAGCGAATATCGGAACTATCGACGGACAAGCGAAGAAGCAAATCTCCGTACCTTGCAATAGTTCGCTGCCCATAAGCGGCACAGTAACATGGTGCTTTGGAGAAATCGATTGCGAAACAACACTGGTGGCCACGTTCACGGCCTGGGACGCAGCCGGCAACGAGGTTGAAGCAGCAGTCGTAATAGGTAACATAGACACAAAACCACCGGTGATAAGCTACTTCTCGTTTGGAGATGTGAAATACGATGGAAACGAAGATCCTTACCTGGAATTGAGCTGGGAAGCGACGGATAACTGCTTCAACATAGCATCTGTCTGGGTAAGCCAGGGAAGTCTGGAAGCCACGGTCACTGAGTCTGAAACTGATTCGTTTGACTTTGATCTTCAGGCCGGAGACTTCTTCGTGCCGGACGAGTTCACAGACCAGTACATAAGTAAAAAGTGGAAGAACACGCTTTACTGGTTCCTGGACGACGAAGCTACTGGAACAGCCTGGCTTGCAGTTCAGGATGTATGCTGCAACGAGGCTACCGCGACGACAGTGTACTACCCACAACCACAATAA
- a CDS encoding InlB B-repeat-containing protein encodes MKRAIRIFLAFSLLMMLVQGCVLKVVKLNIQTDSLQIAVGESILIAYTVDPADSKVSFSTNNDSIATVSSEGLVTAVAQGTTSITVEATRDGFKKARGTVNVTVLPAPLYVITFNVHDIQGAVQGASIVFNSQAKMTDADGKAVFSDVPPGNKTYTVSKEGYHDITGDINVDSNKQVDITLSKKSYLLTTNTIGQGTIVKSPDKTSYLHGEVVQLTAVPDDGWSFTGWNGAIVGNANPVNITMNSDRSVTAIFSIMKLTVTASSNPAAGGSVKGTGVFDYGEVVTLIATPNEGYEFVNWTEDGAQVSLDPEYSFILTTDRSLVANFAVKTYELGVNVLGNGSVQKSPDLDKYLHGEIVELAAEPAQGWSFDSWSGDLEGSQNPASITMNANKEVTATFRANQYTVNVFSSPEEGGLVTGGGSFTFGEEIVVTALANDCYMFIGWYEDGLLVSEENEFCFVVERDIELEARFVNAVKSKEFKFILENLFLGRKYEVTMKLDLRITKVRFIYPNIDPDIQTPIPGEVVPDGNGDVYINSFWTNTEAESILILCYSGDKLVSQCVESLLKDLK; translated from the coding sequence ATGAAAAGAGCTATCCGAATTTTCCTGGCATTTTCCCTTCTCATGATGCTGGTTCAGGGTTGTGTGCTCAAAGTGGTAAAACTGAATATCCAAACAGACTCTCTTCAGATAGCTGTCGGAGAATCTATTCTTATTGCTTATACAGTCGATCCTGCAGATTCAAAAGTTTCTTTTTCAACTAATAACGATTCTATCGCGACTGTCTCTTCGGAGGGATTAGTCACCGCTGTTGCACAGGGCACAACCTCTATCACAGTCGAGGCTACCAGAGACGGGTTCAAGAAGGCTCGAGGAACAGTAAATGTTACCGTGCTTCCAGCACCGTTGTATGTCATAACCTTCAATGTTCATGATATTCAGGGTGCGGTTCAGGGAGCCTCAATAGTTTTTAACTCCCAAGCAAAGATGACAGATGCTGACGGTAAGGCAGTATTTTCGGATGTTCCACCGGGAAACAAGACATATACCGTAAGCAAAGAGGGATACCATGACATCACCGGAGATATCAACGTGGATAGCAACAAACAGGTAGATATCACTCTTTCCAAGAAAAGCTACCTGCTTACTACTAATACAATCGGTCAGGGCACTATCGTGAAAAGCCCGGACAAAACGTCTTATCTGCACGGTGAAGTCGTTCAGCTCACCGCTGTTCCCGATGATGGCTGGAGCTTCACCGGCTGGAACGGAGCGATTGTTGGTAATGCCAATCCCGTCAATATTACGATGAATTCAGATCGTTCAGTAACTGCCATTTTCTCAATCATGAAGCTTACAGTCACGGCTTCTTCTAATCCCGCAGCTGGTGGATCAGTTAAAGGAACAGGAGTGTTCGACTATGGAGAAGTAGTAACCCTTATTGCTACACCAAATGAGGGCTATGAATTTGTCAACTGGACGGAGGATGGAGCTCAGGTTAGTCTGGATCCAGAATACTCTTTCATTTTAACCACTGATCGATCCCTTGTGGCAAACTTTGCAGTGAAAACCTATGAGTTGGGAGTAAATGTTCTGGGTAACGGAAGCGTACAAAAGAGCCCAGATCTTGATAAGTATCTGCATGGAGAAATAGTGGAATTAGCAGCTGAACCTGCACAAGGATGGAGCTTCGATAGTTGGAGTGGAGATCTTGAAGGGTCTCAGAATCCCGCAAGCATTACAATGAATGCTAACAAAGAAGTGACAGCCACGTTCAGAGCCAATCAGTACACAGTAAACGTTTTTTCGAGTCCTGAAGAAGGCGGATTAGTGACTGGCGGTGGCTCTTTCACATTCGGAGAGGAGATAGTTGTCACAGCGCTGGCCAACGACTGTTATATGTTTATCGGATGGTATGAAGATGGGCTTCTTGTGAGCGAAGAAAACGAATTCTGCTTCGTCGTGGAGAGAGATATAGAACTCGAAGCCAGATTTGTGAATGCAGTTAAATCGAAAGAGTTCAAATTCATTCTCGAGAATCTATTTCTGGGTCGTAAATATGAGGTCACTATGAAACTGGATTTGAGAATAACAAAAGTCAGGTTTATATATCCTAATATTGATCCGGATATTCAGACTCCTATACCCGGAGAGGTGGTACCTGACGGGAATGGAGATGTTTACATCAATTCTTTCTGGACCAATACAGAGGCCGAATCCATACTGATTCTTTGCTATTCAGGTGATAAGCTTGTTTCGCAATGTGTGGAATCTCTTTTAAAAGACCTGAAATGA